The following proteins are encoded in a genomic region of Montipora foliosa isolate CH-2021 chromosome 8, ASM3666993v2, whole genome shotgun sequence:
- the LOC137967801 gene encoding uncharacterized protein has product MTADHKKAKLVEEGEACGKLTDLVFRDPDNFKAGELHNNYMYWEEVFHRTSSPKHEEVLGWIRDKVSIAPYFRHFKGDFKGSSYDSGRPPAKTFKNNTSCKPFTQFVQKTLINRVKCGAITIVGKVGVAYPPHIVLPLTVEATKPRLCHDARYLNLWMCDMQFSPDSVSDLPRYVQRDTYETVLDEKSGYDHILLTEESRTFFGIQWGGWCFTYNTLPFGWKLSPYVYHTTGLLRSINFFRSISIPCSLCIEERHNGELQVPLDKGEYCTTDNGDARHRAAAESAVFLVAYHLVRLGYFLGLEKSVLVPSQTVPFLEWRGSF; this is encoded by the coding sequence ATGACGGCCGATCATAAGAAAGCTAAACTGGTTGAAGAAGGGGAAGCTTGTGGTAAACTAACAGATCTGGTTTTCCGCGACCCAGACAACTTCAAGGCAGGGGAGTTAcataataattacatgtattgggAGGAGGTTTTCCACCGAACCTCCTCCCCAAAGCACGAAGAGGTACTTGGATGGATACGAGACAAGGTCTCCATTGCACCATATTTTCGTCATTTTAAAGGAGACTTTAAAGGGAGCTCCTATGACTCAGGCAGACCACCCGCTAAAACGTTCAAAAACAATACGTCATGCAAGCCTTTCACTCAGTTTGTACAGAAAACCCTTATCAATCGCGTCAAATGTGGTGCAATCACCATAGTCGGGAAAGTGGGTGTGGCTTATCCGCCGCACATTGTTCTGCCCTTGACAGTCGAGGCCACAAAGCCAAGACTTTGTCACGATGCGCGTTACTTAAATCTGTGGATGTGTGACATGCAGTTTTCTCCAGACTCTGTTTCAGATCTTCCTCGATATGTGCAGAGAGACACATACGAGACCGTTCTAGATGAAAAGTCAGGTTACGACCACATCCTCCTTACTGAGGAGAGCCGCACCTTCTTTGGTATCCAGTGGGGAGGATGGTGCTTCACGTACAATACGCTCCCGTTCGGATGGAAGCTCTCACCTTACGTATACCACACCACAGGACTCCTACGTAGCATCAATTTTTTCCGGTCGATAAGCATACCCTGCTCACTATGCATCGAAGAGCGGCACAATGGAGAACTACAAGTCCCTCTTGATAAGGGTGAATACTGCACCACAGATAATGGTGATGCGCGTCACCGCGCAGCTGCGGAGTCAGCGGTATTCCTAGTGGCCTATCACCTCGTGAGACTCGGGTACTTCCTGGGATTGGAAAAGTCTGTTCTAGTCCCCAGTCAGACGGTCCCATTCCTTGAATggaggggtagtttctaa